The following nucleotide sequence is from Candidatus Binataceae bacterium.
GCTATGGCGCGTGTGCCTTGGGCGCATCCATGGCGCGGTCGCACGGAAGTCGAACAATACTTTAGGACCTTGGCCGCAGTGCTCGATTTTCAAGAATTTGAAGGCGACGAATTCATTCTCAGTAGCGATTCCGTCGTCGTGCTTGGACACGAGCGATGCCTTGTCCGCGCGACGGGCCGGGTTGTCGAGGCCAGGTGGGTGCAGATCTTCGATTTCCGCGAGGGCTTGATCTGCCGTCATCGCGAATACACCGATACCGCTAGCTGGAATGCCGGATTTGAGAACGCTTAAAACAAAAATGGACATAAAAATGGAAACTACAGTCAAGTCCGCGACCTGCGACGAGAAGAACAAGCTGATATCAACGATTTTAGCCGCGTTCGTGACCGATCCGGTGGCGCGATGGCTGTGGCCTGAAGCGCACAAATACTTCGGACGAATGGACGAGTTTGTTAATGCGTTCGGCGGTGCGTCCTTCGATGTCGGCAGTGCCTATTATGTGGAAGGCTACTGTGGCGCGGCGCTCTGGCTCCCGCCCAAGGTTCAACCGAACGAGGAAAAGATGGTGTCGATCATCAGAGAGAGCGTCCCCAAACATCGGCTGCAGACGACATTCTCAATATTAGAAAAAATGGGCAACTTCCATCCCGATGAACCACACTGGTACCTGCCGGTTGTTGGCGTTGATCCAATGTTTCAAGCGCGGGGCTTCGGCTCCCGGCTGATGATGCACGCTCTTGAACGAAGCGATCGCGAGAAGAAGCTTGCGTACCTTGAATCATCCAATCCGCGCAATCTCAGCTTGTATATCCGATGCGGGTTCGAGCTTATGGGCACCATCCAGGTGGCTGACTCGCCGCCCTTGTTTCCAATGCTTCGCAAACCTCACGAATAATCGGAGCTCAGTTTGCGCGAACAGAGTTGGCGCTAAGAAAACCACGCATCATGTGGGACAATCGCTGCACGTGACACCAAGCGATCACGACTGTGATGAGGCGACCCGCGTGATGCATCGGACGGTCGTCGCTGCGGATTTCTCGCGATTGGTCGAATTGCCAAGACGTCAGGTCGTCGCAGTCATAACCGTGCAGGGAGAAAAGGTCCCGCCAGCGGTAGCGCTCTCGAGTTGGATCTGACGAACGAGAGACAACGCTACTGAATTACGGTTGATGCCGATATCATTAGGGGGATCAAATGGAAGATGGTAAACCGAGCGCCACCGCCATAATCAGCGCGATGGGTCGCGCTGCTCATCTCTTGTGGGACCAGCCGCCCAAGGTCTTCAAAGATACGCTTGCACTGCAGCTTTCCGGATGCGAGAGCGAGGCCGCTCTCAAGGCGCAGATCGATCAGTTAGATGGAGAATTGGCGCGAACTACAACTCCCGACTTCGCTCTAAAGCTTCGTCGCACAATGACGGCTCAGCTTGTCATGCGAAGCCGTTACCTCGAGGACGAAGTTGACGAGGCTGTTAGACGGGGCGTTTCCCAGTACGTGATCCTTGGCGCCGGGCTGGACTCTTTCGCTTATCGGCGATCAGAACTCGCAACGGCTTTGCATACCTTCGAAGTGGATCATCCTGCCACCCAGGCCTGGAAGCGGACTCGTCTTCGCGCGGCAGGTATAGAGCTGCCGGCTCACCTGAGCCTTGTAGCGGTCGATTTCGAGAGGGAATCGCTGATCGATAATTTGCGGATGAGTGGCTATCGGACAGTCGCGCCCAGCCTTTTCTCATGGCTCGGTGTTACCATGTACCTTTCTACCGACGCGATTTTCGGCACATTGGAGGCGATAGCCGCACTCGCAGCCGGAACGGAAATCATCTTCGAGTATAGCGTTCCAAAAGATCTAGTTGATGCGGAGACACAAAAAATGCTTGCCGTTGTGTTGATGGCTGCGCAAGCTCGTGGTGAACCACAGACGACGTTTTTCGAACCCGCCAAACTGGCTGAACAAGTGCGGAAAGTCGGCTTCGCCGAGGTAACGGATTTCGGTCCTGATGAGGCAACGGCGCGGTATTTTACCGGCCGCACGGACGGTCTTCGCCTTCACTCGCTAAATCACTACATGCGCGCGCGAGTCGGCCCGCGCTCCACCTAGTTCACTAGAAGCTTGCGCAATCCGTACCCCTGGCTTCAATTTACAGTGAGGCTCGCGGAGGAAAAATGGCTCAAACGGATGACTGCCTGGAGCTGGTTTCACTAGCCGCTGAATTACGTCCACTGCTGGCGCGCAATGCGACGCGTGCTGAACGCGACCGTCGTCTTCCGGACGAAAATGTCGAGGCCCTTCAAGCCGCCAATCTGTTCAAGATGATGGTGCCGTGCCGTTGGGGGGTTACGGTGCGCCGCTGCCGACGATCGTCAGAACCTTGGCTGAACTTGGCAAAGGATGTTCCTCAAGTGGCGGGGTTACGATGATTATCAACGGCGGCAACTGGTGGACAAGTCTGCGA
It contains:
- a CDS encoding GNAT family N-acetyltransferase translates to MDIKMETTVKSATCDEKNKLISTILAAFVTDPVARWLWPEAHKYFGRMDEFVNAFGGASFDVGSAYYVEGYCGAALWLPPKVQPNEEKMVSIIRESVPKHRLQTTFSILEKMGNFHPDEPHWYLPVVGVDPMFQARGFGSRLMMHALERSDREKKLAYLESSNPRNLSLYIRCGFELMGTIQVADSPPLFPMLRKPHE
- a CDS encoding SAM-dependent methyltransferase: MEDGKPSATAIISAMGRAAHLLWDQPPKVFKDTLALQLSGCESEAALKAQIDQLDGELARTTTPDFALKLRRTMTAQLVMRSRYLEDEVDEAVRRGVSQYVILGAGLDSFAYRRSELATALHTFEVDHPATQAWKRTRLRAAGIELPAHLSLVAVDFERESLIDNLRMSGYRTVAPSLFSWLGVTMYLSTDAIFGTLEAIAALAAGTEIIFEYSVPKDLVDAETQKMLAVVLMAAQARGEPQTTFFEPAKLAEQVRKVGFAEVTDFGPDEATARYFTGRTDGLRLHSLNHYMRARVGPRST